TATATCCGGGTCTTTTTTTATTAAAAGTTCTTGTAGATATTCAAGATCATTATCTATCAAAATCGATTTTTCATCTTCGTTAAATCTGACGGTTAATGTAGGGATGTGTCTTAAAAATCTTAAATTTTCTTTTCCTATCTCGAGCTCAAAGTCAATATACATTATCCGAAGTGGAAGGATTTCATAATCAAGCAAATCTAAATCATCTATTTTTTTAAAAGAACAACGACCATTTTTTTTCTGTTTTTTCTAATCTGCAAAATGGATATATTTTTTTCTCAAACATAAAAAGCGTTTCTGGGCTTAGTTGTATGTTGTAAAAATCTGTCTCTGTGAAAATGTCTGAGTATTTTATAAAACTGATTATTTTATTATAAGTAAGTGGATTTTGTGTAATGACTTTATAAACTTCTATTTCTCCATATATCAGGTCTATTTTTATATCTTTTACAATCTTGATATTTTTAAATTTTTTCTGCAGTAAACGTTTAACTGACTCATTCTTTCTAAAATAGAAAAAAGGTTGGTATGGCTTTTTTATATGAATTCTTTCCTTTTCATTGTAAAGCCATATGTTAATTCCATTTTGGTCAGAGTATACATCAAGGATTTGATATATTTTCATTTTTTTCTATCTGTGCTTTTAATCTATCAATCTCTTTTTGCATCTCTATCAACATGCTTAAGATTATGCTTTCCATCGGGAAAAACTGATTAGAACAGCCAATCGCCGGAGAATGAAATTTAGCATAAGCAAAAAGTTTATCTAAGACTTCCTTATCTTCTTTTCTCAAAGCTTTTCTAAACTCTGAATACTCTTTTTGCTTTAAGCTCACTATCCCAGTTGCGGAAGGGATTGTTTTTCCCATAGCTCCATCTCCTTGCTAAGCTTATAGTATACTTTTTTATTAAAAGTGATAAACACAGATGCTTTAGTTTTCTTAATTTTTTTAAAGGCCGATTTTATTGTAGCTACTTTCTCCTGGTTTGAGATGCTTTCGTCAGACAAAATTTTATCAAGCTCCATGATGAAGAAAATTTTAGGATTTTTACTTATAACTTTAGAAACTGCACTATCAAGCTGAAAAACAGTAAACACTCTTGATATTTTTATTTTGTTTAAAATCACGAAAGGGTCTCTGCTGTCAAATTTTGCCAATAAAGATATTCCATACGGATTTAAAGAATTTCCACAGTCTATTACATATACTTCATCAAACCTTTTTGCAAAGGTATAGCATAACTTATGATAAAAAAGTACAGTATCAGATATTGAAAGCTTTTTCCATTCTTTTTCTAAAGTCAAAGCTAAGTCTAAAATATGAATTTTGTCTAAATTGCTTTTCTTTAAATTACTCTTCATCATAAAACGCCCCCTTTTTTAAACCTTTAAAGCTTCTTACAATACCTTTCAAAACACCTTGTATTTCTACTCTATCAGCTTCATAAATCATAGGCTCATAGTCTGGATTTGCAGGTACAAGCTTAATATAACCATTCCCTAAGTTATAAAATTTTTTCAAGGTCGTTTCCTCTCCATCAATAACCGCCACAACTATTTCACCGTTTAGTGCCTCTTTTCTGTTTTCAACGATGATGATGTCATCATTTAAAATAAACTCATCTATCATAGAATTACCTTTTACTCTTAAAGCGTAGCAGTTTTCACATCTTAAAATGTCTGACAAATCTATATACTCAAAAGTTTGGCTTTCTATGGCTATAGGCTTACCTGCTGAGATTGTTCCATAGTATGGAAAAA
Above is a genomic segment from Sulfurihydrogenibium sp. containing:
- the lexA gene encoding transcriptional repressor LexA; amino-acid sequence: MTKRQKEILDFIIEYYQKNGYYPTLMEIAKHFNLSAVSTIHEHLQKLEQEGYIKRTGRGKIEIVEKSPENENSFIFPYYGTISAGKPIAIESQTFEYIDLSDILRCENCYALRVKGNSMIDEFILNDDIIIVENRKEALNGEIVVAVIDGEETTLKKFYNLGNGYIKLVPANPDYEPMIYEADRVEIQGVLKGIVRSFKGLKKGAFYDEE